Proteins co-encoded in one Lucilia cuprina isolate Lc7/37 chromosome X, ASM2204524v1, whole genome shotgun sequence genomic window:
- the LOC124421462 gene encoding uncharacterized protein LOC124421462, which yields MPTISMFPGGGEIPSYSPPARSFFTPPLPPEYQHPFADKPTLRGTNNEGIIEPNSGSYINRRPIPPPSLMPGHERIPFRPPDLSGPSNEGVSAAQIPSSAGSTKSPLYSFTTMSAHHETDIKKSLNTPSKVTGISSENVSNAERINTSSGVYLDANNSIYNNSNNPEVRKEVLPSIRRILSGSNGRKGDIPEVLLKQVTTRPNNNYHHPPSSPIVLINSSLLATNEGAVDNADNKQNINKIKNMRDTENDDDPQQRVKFTTNTLGESNFTSNNITSTPSAAAAIGGSEKVKSAISAAIATSTISSNFDMSQSTGKNNGDKSSSSTSSSTSSISSSTSSSTLASASAHVTWSLAWNIHVYLSVILFTILAVYSFYKMITYNKLTHLFSQSYFICIHLILIIICTARTFYLCYDAYNIHSSFHIFISEILLNLPATFLTISFAVLILFLSLKSLNHKNNRYSALIRPLTVVVGCGVHVVLCITLHYVESYTLQNHQQHLYYQQQQQLLTKRQQMQQQQYNYLQNQYSYAANIMGLETMAFSSSMSSVPGANFNQHNIATSVSSLPPPPPRVLSLICQIIYIFVCFSLGLLYLYLYRILKRILRSKSQNYIHGYQNLSYAIHITIATALLFVLLASLQIFGAISISSSRPLITQKTAEIDWLQWGYQFSLRLIEIAIITLISWVTGLKTSNGNNTVNINLTNNDSRVVTGQVNGANSTFNTNLSVNPVREKHGVHNNQYNHSNMTNFFLPCTSSSSQEQFDTDYPAVCNANTNLHTYTMRTGKLIYDDSFALNSLNTSNAATPASDFHHSHHQVQPHSKQPPQSTYQHPYDSQSLHSSAHHNVSEYGSRINYQPENHLQYNDYLTDNTTDHYENPNFDLRGSGSATSGSALVVNSNTGNGTVQKFGKNSISNSTTTASSSNNSNMGSNSSSGSSATLQQQMLLLHGGGDTCYSEPIHENYDFNNFEKPKFKQQPHDNWPDAHIPTIINKRDKKKSLNTLERCGYDKPERRSSNSTHSCNSNSNSNNIGVGANNGGGGSRYASFNTFERAPFNNVRKSDTFNNITSNGVNIMHGRNNSSSSATSATSVSGPRNTPLGIQTLASTERHHHVIPSRNLRASGSSKVLTNNASGLDVFSRSTIERSSISHNQQRPLNQLPINQSQVQNQYSDDDDDDKDDDIMLATSPHQV from the exons ATGCCCACTATTTCCATGTTCCCTGGTGGTGGCGAGATACCATCATATTCACCACCAGCTCGGTCATTTTTTACACCCCCACTACCACCAGAATATCAACATCCCTTTGCTGATAAACCAACATTGCGCGGAACAAATAACGAGGGAATAATTGAACCCAACTCTGGCAGCTACATTAACCGCAGACCTATACCGCCACCTAGTTTGATGCCAGGACACGAGCGCATACCGTTTAGACCTCCAGATCTAAGCGGGCCGTCGAATGAAGGCGTATCAGCGGCACAAATACCATCATCAGCTGGTAGTACAAAATCTCCTTTATATTCATTCACGACAATGAGTGCCCATCACGAAActgatattaaaaaatctttaaatactcCTTCAAAAGTAACAGGTATTAGTTCGGAAAATGTCTCGAACGCAGAAAGAATAAATACATCATCTGGTGTATATTTAGATGCAAATAATAGTATATATAACAATTCAAATAATCCTGAAGTTAGAAAGGAAGTTCTCCCTAGCATTAGACGTATTTTGAGTGGATCCAATGGCCGAAAGGGTGATATACCTGAAGTCCTACTAAAACAGGTAACTACAAGACCTAATAACAACTATCATCATCCGCCGTCCTCTCCAATTGTTCTAATTAATTCGTCGTTATTGGCAACAAATGAAGGTGCTGTGGATAATGCcgataacaaacaaaatataaacaaaattaaaaatatgagaGATACAGAAAATGATGACGATCCGCAACAAAGagtaaaatttacaacaaacacTCTTGGTGAGAGTAATTTTACTTCGAACAATATTACGTCAACGCCATCAGCCGCTGCGGCAATTGGTGGAAGTGAAAAAGTTAAATCTGCTATATCAGCGGCAATAGCAACATCAACAATATCAAGTAATTTTGATATGTCACAATCGACTGGTAAAAATAATGGCGATAAATCATCGTCATCGACTTCCTCGTCAACATCATCcatatcatcatcaacatcttcTTCAACATTAGCATCTGCGTCGGCACATGTAACCTGGTCTTTGGCATGGAATATTCATGTATATTTATCCGTTATACTCTTTACTATATTAGCAGtatattcattttataaaatgatcACATATAACAAACTTACACATCTATTTTCTCAATCATATTTCATTTGCATCCATCTTATTTTAATCATCATATGTACAGCTCGAACCTTCTATTTATGCTACGATGCGTATAATATTCATTCCagttttcacatttttatatcggaaattttactaaatttaccAGCAACATTCCTGACTATATCATTTGCGgttttaatactatttttatCGCTCAAGTCACTGAATCATAAGAATAACCGTTATTCTGCATTAATACGCCCATTGACAGTAGTCGTTGGCTGTGGAGTGCATGTAGTTTTATGTATTACTTTACATTATGTCGAATCCTATACTTTACAAAATCATCAACAGCATTTGTAttatcaacaacagcagcaattaCTCACAAAAAGACAACAAatgcaacaacagcaatacaattatttacaaaatcaataCTCATATGCTGCTAATATTATGGGTCTCGAAACAATGGCGTTTAGTTCGTCAATGTCCTCAGTGCCGGGAGCAAACTTCAATCAACACAATATAGCAACCAGTGTATCTTCATTGCCACCACCTCCACCTAGAGTATTGTCATTGATATgccaaataatttatatatttgtatgcttTAGTTTGGGACTTTTGTATCTCTATTTATATCGCATTCTAAAACGCATTTTACGAAGTAAGTCTCAAAACTATATACACGGTTATCAAAATCTTTCATATGCTATACACATAACAATAGCCACTGCGTTGCTTTTTGTGTTACTAGCATCATTACAAATATTTGGTGCTATAAGCATTTCATCGTCCAGACCTTTAATTACCCAAAAAACCGCTGAAATTGACTGGTTGCAGTGGGGGTATCAATTTTCCTTGCGCCTTATCGAAATTGCAATTATAACGCTGATCTCTTGGGTCACAGGTCTTAAAACCAGTAATGGAAACAATACAGTCAATATTAATTTAACCAATAACGATTCTAGAGTGGTGACAGGTCAGGTAAATGGTGCCAATTCAACGTTTAACACAAATCTTAGTGTGAATCCAGTCCGCGAAAAGCATGGCGTTCATAATAACCAATACAACCACTCTAACATGACAAATTTCTTTTTGCCTTGCACCTCAAGTTCCAGCCAGGAACAATTTGATACAGATTATCCAGCAGTATGTAATGCAAATaccaatttacatacatacacaatgCGCACTGGTAAACTAATATATGATGATAGTTTTGCATTGAATTCGCTAAATACAAGTAACGCAGCTACTCCAGCAAGCGATTTTCATCATTCACATCATCAAGTTCAGCCACATTCTAAACAGCCGCCACAATCTACTTATCAGCATCCCTACGATTCTCAATCTTTACACAGTTCTGCCCATCACAATGTTTCTGAATATGGTTCCAGGATAAATTATCAGCCCGAAAATCATTTACAGTACAACGATTATTTGACAGATAATACCACGGATCACTATGAAAATCCTAATTTCGATTTACGAGGTTCCGGTTCTGCTACTTCAGGTTCAGCTTTGGTGGTAAATTCTAATACTGGCAATGGAACAGTGCAAAAGTTTGGAAAAAATTCCATTTCTAATTCGACCACTACAGCTTCCAGCAGTAATAATTCAAATATGGGCTCTAACTCGTCGTCTGGTTCATCTGCTACGTTGCAGCAGCAAATGTTATTATTACATGGTGGCGGTGACACTTGCTATTCAGAGCCTATTCATGAAAATTATgactttaataattttgaaaagccaaaatttaaacaacagcCCCATGATAATTGGCCAGACGCTCATATTCCCACTATAATAAACAAACGTGATAAGAAAAAATCACTTAATACTTTAGAAAGATGTGGCTATGATAAGCCCGAGCGACGAAGTTCTAATTCCACGCATTCCTGCAATTCAAATAGCAATTCCAACAATATTGGCGTTGGTGCTAATAATGGCGGTGGTGGCTCACGCTATGCTAGTTTCAATACCTTTGAAAGAGCTCCTTTTAATAATGTGCGTAAAAGTgatacttttaataatattacatCTAACGGTGTGAATATAATGCACGGACGCAATAATTCCTCATCATCAGCTACTTCAGCAACATCGGTTAGTGGACCAAGAAATACCCCATTAGGCATACAGACCTTGGCATCAACAGAAAGACATCATCATGTTATCCCTTCACGAAACTTAAGAGCAAGTGGTAGTTCAAAAGTATTAACAAATAATGCCTCTGGACTTGATGTTTTTTCACGTTCAACAATAGAACGTTCAAGTATTAGCCATAACCAGCAAAGGCCTCTTAACCAGCTACCCATAAATCAGTCACAAGTACAAAACCAGTATtccgatgatgatgacgacgataaAGATGATGATATAATGTTAGCaa cATCTCCACATCAGGTGTAA
- the LOC111688225 gene encoding uncharacterized protein LOC111688225: MESETNESPTTSKRILQLWSDGDTCLLLDLYANYLPEIGPLKKFKSKKDMWSKISTEIPDKSAKQCEERYKTVLRRKNLRKIIEFEAELTKICKLDDSIEPEVQMSSQQILKKEKINKVSKGSDKKRSVHQILEEIAAKREEAREKRHKEKMEAIEKTQSLLQTILQEKNLI; this comes from the exons ATGGAAAGTGAAACAAACGAATCTCCAACTACTTCAAAAAGGATTCTACAAT TATGGTCAGATGGAGATACTTGTCTGCTGTTGGATTTATATGCGAATTATTTACCGGAAATTGGACcacttaaaaaattcaaatcaaaaaaaGATATGTGGTCCAAAATTTCCACAGAAATTCCTGACAAAAGTGCTAAACAATGTGAGGAAAGATATAAAACAGTGTTGAGGAGAAAAAATCTGCG aaaaattatagaatttgaAGCGGAATTGACTAAAATTTGTAAACTTGATGACTCTATTGAACCTGAAGTACAAATGAGCAGCCAACAAATCctcaaaaaggaaaaaataaataaagtgtcTAAAGGAAGTGATAAAAAAAGGTCAGTACATCAGATATTGGAGGAAATTGCAGCTAAAAGAGAGGAAGCGAGAGAAAAGCGACACAAAGAAAAGATGGAAGCTATAGAAAAAACGCAAAGccttttgcaaacaattttacaagaaaaaaatttgatataa